Proteins encoded in a region of the Streptomyces sp. NBC_00513 genome:
- a CDS encoding transcriptional regulator, whose translation MSTEKEGAHPRHGLAPLLNAPVRLSVVAALAAVDKAEFGFVRDLVEVSDSVLSKQVAALEEAGLVAVAKGRVARRPRTWLSLTPSGRTVYRRHLDALRAIAGP comes from the coding sequence ATGAGCACGGAGAAGGAGGGCGCCCACCCCCGGCACGGGCTCGCGCCGCTGTTGAACGCGCCGGTGCGGCTGTCGGTGGTGGCGGCGCTGGCCGCGGTGGACAAGGCCGAGTTCGGCTTCGTGCGGGACCTCGTGGAGGTGTCCGACTCGGTGCTGTCCAAGCAGGTGGCGGCGCTGGAGGAGGCGGGCCTGGTGGCCGTGGCCAAGGGCCGGGTGGCCCGCCGCCCGCGGACCTGGCTCTCGCTGACCCCGAGCGGCCGGACCGTCTACCGGCGCCACCTGGACGCCCTGCGGGCCATCGCGGGTCCGTAG
- a CDS encoding Lsr2 family protein yields MAQKVQVLLVDDLDGGEADETVTFAVDGKTYEIDLTAANAEKLRGLLEPYTKSGRRTGGRAAAGRAKGRAAVSAGNPDTAEIRAWAKAKGLTVNDRGRVPADIREAYENRG; encoded by the coding sequence GTGGCACAGAAGGTTCAGGTCCTTCTTGTCGACGACCTCGACGGTGGCGAGGCGGACGAGACCGTGACGTTCGCTGTGGATGGCAAGACCTACGAGATCGACCTCACCGCCGCCAACGCTGAAAAGCTCCGCGGCCTGCTTGAGCCCTACACCAAGAGTGGCCGTCGTACCGGTGGCCGTGCCGCCGCGGGTCGCGCCAAGGGCCGCGCCGCCGTTTCGGCGGGCAACCCGGACACCGCGGAAATCCGTGCGTGGGCGAAGGCGAAGGGCCTTACGGTCAACGACCGCGGCCGTGTCCCCGCCGACATTCGCGAGGCCTACGAGAACCGGGGCTGA
- a CDS encoding amino-acid N-acetyltransferase has product MGEFSAAEANTVTIRRARTRDVPALRRLLDQYVQQRILLDKAPVVLYEDIQEFWVAERVGDGQVVGCGALHVMWEDLAEVRTLAVDRELKGAGVGHRVLAKLLETARLLGVSRVFCLTFEVDFFANHGFVEIGATAVEPDVYMELLRSYDEGVAEFLGLERVKPNTLGNSRMLLHL; this is encoded by the coding sequence ATGGGAGAGTTTTCCGCCGCAGAAGCAAATACCGTGACGATCCGCCGCGCACGCACCCGCGATGTTCCCGCGCTGCGACGCCTGCTCGACCAGTACGTGCAGCAACGGATCCTGCTCGACAAAGCCCCCGTCGTCCTTTACGAGGACATCCAGGAGTTCTGGGTCGCGGAACGCGTCGGTGACGGTCAGGTGGTGGGCTGTGGCGCTCTGCACGTGATGTGGGAAGACCTTGCGGAAGTGCGCACTCTCGCGGTGGATCGCGAGTTGAAGGGCGCCGGTGTCGGACATCGGGTACTGGCCAAGTTGTTGGAGACGGCCCGTCTGCTCGGCGTGAGCCGGGTTTTCTGCCTCACCTTCGAAGTGGACTTCTTCGCGAACCACGGCTTCGTCGAGATCGGCGCGACCGCGGTCGAGCCCGATGTCTACATGGAGCTCCTGCGTTCCTATGACGAGGGCGTCGCCGAGTTCCTCGGTCTCGAACGAGTGAAGCCGAACACCTTGGGCAACAGTCGGATGCTTCTGCACCTCTGA
- a CDS encoding LamG domain-containing protein, giving the protein MTDGTNPPTNPQPEQPAPGSGGYGFPPGAPASGGYGFPPGPPASGGFGPPPGSDQDGGYGYPRQPGPQQPGPQQPNPYWQDPGMPGPYDAPPASWQQGGSMPGPTAEPEPFRQRSDQPDWDALADRSASERRRKRVWVVVGTVTVLALLAGGGTFLLLGGGDGKGDDKPTAAASDSPAPSQSGVKNPIDLTPTVAGDPTTVRDQIGKANLKMGPEAGVFPIDKRHEMRTKGNANSFAESQQRVVDPSKSFTVSARLWNRSPKGQQIAVSQGNEKSFSFELGLDEVNGKPSWIFRVQTGTPGANASTTTVTGTSSKMEKTFSELTGTYDAEKKVIALYVNGKRTGEAPVPADIFPAPGPLQLARSRHQDQWVSPWQGAMDSLRVYDAALPQERIDALKPGKLDPMVTPTGSWLLF; this is encoded by the coding sequence ATGACCGACGGTACGAACCCCCCGACCAACCCGCAGCCCGAGCAGCCCGCCCCGGGGAGCGGTGGCTACGGGTTCCCGCCGGGAGCGCCCGCGTCCGGTGGCTACGGGTTCCCGCCCGGGCCCCCCGCGTCGGGTGGCTTCGGCCCCCCGCCGGGCTCGGACCAGGACGGCGGCTACGGCTACCCGCGGCAGCCCGGACCGCAGCAGCCCGGACCGCAGCAGCCGAATCCGTACTGGCAGGATCCCGGGATGCCGGGCCCCTACGACGCGCCGCCCGCGTCGTGGCAGCAGGGCGGTTCGATGCCGGGCCCGACGGCGGAGCCCGAGCCGTTCCGGCAGCGGTCGGATCAGCCCGACTGGGACGCGCTCGCCGATCGTTCGGCGTCGGAGCGGCGCAGGAAGCGGGTGTGGGTGGTCGTCGGCACGGTGACCGTGCTGGCGCTGCTCGCCGGTGGTGGAACGTTCCTGCTGCTGGGTGGCGGCGACGGGAAGGGCGACGACAAGCCGACGGCGGCCGCCTCGGATTCGCCCGCGCCCTCGCAGAGCGGGGTCAAGAATCCGATCGATCTCACGCCCACGGTCGCGGGTGACCCGACGACCGTGCGGGACCAGATCGGCAAGGCGAACCTGAAGATGGGGCCGGAGGCCGGAGTCTTCCCGATCGACAAACGGCACGAGATGCGCACGAAGGGCAACGCGAACTCGTTCGCCGAGTCCCAGCAGCGCGTCGTGGACCCGTCGAAGAGCTTCACGGTCTCGGCCCGGCTCTGGAACCGCTCCCCCAAGGGGCAGCAGATCGCGGTGAGCCAGGGCAACGAGAAGTCGTTCTCGTTCGAGCTGGGTCTGGACGAGGTGAACGGCAAGCCGTCCTGGATCTTCCGGGTGCAGACCGGCACCCCGGGCGCGAACGCCAGCACGACGACGGTGACGGGCACGAGCTCGAAGATGGAGAAGACCTTCTCGGAGCTGACGGGCACCTACGACGCGGAGAAGAAGGTGATCGCCCTGTACGTGAACGGCAAGCGGACGGGCGAGGCCCCGGTTCCCGCGGACATCTTCCCCGCCCCCGGCCCGCTGCAACTGGCGCGCTCACGCCATCAGGATCAGTGGGTGTCGCCCTGGCAGGGCGCCATGGACAGCCTGCGGGTCTACGACGCTGCGCTGCCGCAGGAGCGGATCGACGCCCTCAAGCCGGGCAAGCTCGACCCGATGGTCACGCCGACCGGGTCGTGGCTGCTGTTCTGA
- a CDS encoding M23 family metallopeptidase — MSAKRVSTRRTRIALAATGLGAALALGAGTTAAFAGEAQTALNGTPGLVAAQAKAQAAAAKPAAAAKSAGSWKKPVSGYTLSATYGKGGNMWSHKHSGQDFAVPVGTKVSAASSGVVVKAGPNGGGDGPAYGNAVVIKHANNKYSQYAHLSRIQVKIGQKVSAAQQIALSGNTGNSSGPHLHFEIRTTPNYGSAINPVSFLRQVGVTV; from the coding sequence ATGTCCGCGAAGCGCGTCAGCACCCGTCGTACCCGTATCGCCCTCGCCGCCACCGGCCTCGGTGCCGCACTGGCCCTCGGTGCCGGAACGACCGCCGCTTTCGCCGGCGAGGCGCAGACCGCTCTCAACGGCACCCCCGGCCTCGTCGCCGCCCAGGCGAAGGCCCAGGCCGCCGCCGCGAAGCCGGCCGCCGCCGCGAAGTCGGCCGGTTCCTGGAAGAAGCCGGTCTCCGGCTACACCCTGTCCGCGACCTACGGCAAGGGCGGCAACATGTGGTCGCACAAGCACTCCGGTCAGGACTTCGCCGTTCCCGTCGGCACCAAGGTCAGTGCCGCGAGCTCCGGTGTGGTCGTCAAGGCCGGCCCCAACGGCGGTGGCGACGGTCCCGCGTACGGCAACGCCGTCGTGATCAAGCACGCGAACAACAAGTACTCCCAGTACGCGCACCTCTCGCGGATCCAGGTCAAGATCGGCCAGAAGGTCTCGGCCGCCCAGCAGATCGCGCTGTCCGGCAACACCGGCAACTCCAGCGGTCCGCACCTGCACTTCGAGATCCGCACCACCCCGAACTACGGCTCGGCCATCAACCCGGTGAGCTTCCTGCGTCAGGTCGGCGTCACCGTCTGA
- a CDS encoding SCO3374 family protein codes for MALIAETVPHPRSPSEEDAYVSWYGRVLGWTLAGGPPAQLVTGARFDVLELPADAGGRLLRRPVDTGPVAVMGRRMRFLVAPGSAEELDGLLDWLEWGPVALDLTALGVGGRITAPVPPGRPQGSPQGAAVWLRPPEPGCEAFLPSLPGTGQGAGAGLRGTGPDLVRLVAAAATECHRARLRRRAAPARPVGAVGQPRFS; via the coding sequence ATGGCCCTCATCGCCGAGACCGTCCCGCATCCGCGCTCCCCGTCCGAGGAGGACGCGTACGTCTCCTGGTACGGGCGGGTGCTCGGCTGGACCCTCGCGGGCGGCCCTCCCGCCCAGCTGGTCACCGGGGCGCGGTTCGACGTACTGGAACTGCCGGCCGACGCGGGTGGCCGGCTGCTGCGCAGGCCGGTCGACACCGGGCCGGTGGCCGTCATGGGACGCCGTATGCGCTTCCTGGTGGCCCCGGGCAGCGCCGAGGAGCTGGACGGGCTGCTCGACTGGCTGGAGTGGGGTCCGGTGGCCCTGGATCTGACCGCCCTGGGCGTGGGAGGCCGTATCACCGCCCCCGTGCCGCCGGGGCGGCCACAGGGAAGCCCTCAGGGGGCCGCCGTGTGGCTGCGGCCCCCCGAACCGGGGTGCGAGGCGTTCCTGCCGTCCCTGCCCGGTACCGGACAGGGCGCCGGGGCCGGCCTGAGAGGCACCGGACCCGATCTCGTACGTCTGGTCGCCGCGGCGGCCACGGAGTGCCACCGGGCACGCCTGCGGCGACGCGCGGCCCCCGCGAGGCCCGTCGGCGCCGTGGGTCAGCCCCGGTTCTCGTAG
- a CDS encoding type III pantothenate kinase: MLLTIDVGNTHTVLGLFDGDEIVEHWRISTDPRRTADEMAVLMQGLMGMHPMLGTELGDGIHGIAICSTVPSVLHELREVTRRYYGDVPAVLVEPGIKTGVPILMDNPKEVGADRIINAVAAVELYGGPAIVVDFGTATTFDAVSAKGEYVGGVISPGIEISMEALGVRGAQLRKIELARPRNVIGKSTVEAMQSGVVYGFAGQVDGIVNRMAKELAGPTGDPDDVRVIATGGLAPIVLGEASVIDDHEPWLTLIGLRLVYERNAPNFE, translated from the coding sequence ATGCTCCTCACCATCGACGTGGGCAACACCCACACGGTGCTGGGCCTGTTCGACGGTGACGAGATCGTCGAGCACTGGCGCATCTCCACCGACCCGCGCAGGACGGCCGACGAGATGGCCGTCCTCATGCAGGGTCTGATGGGCATGCACCCGATGCTCGGCACCGAGCTGGGCGACGGCATCCACGGCATCGCGATCTGTTCGACGGTCCCCTCGGTGCTGCACGAGCTGCGCGAGGTCACCCGCCGCTACTACGGCGACGTGCCGGCCGTGCTGGTCGAGCCCGGCATCAAGACGGGCGTGCCGATCCTCATGGACAACCCGAAGGAGGTCGGCGCGGACCGCATCATCAACGCGGTCGCGGCCGTCGAGCTCTACGGCGGACCGGCGATCGTCGTCGACTTCGGCACGGCCACCACCTTCGACGCGGTGTCCGCGAAGGGCGAGTACGTCGGCGGGGTGATCTCCCCGGGCATCGAGATCTCGATGGAGGCCCTCGGCGTGCGCGGCGCCCAGCTCCGCAAGATCGAGCTGGCCCGCCCGCGCAACGTCATCGGCAAGTCCACGGTCGAGGCGATGCAGTCGGGCGTGGTCTACGGGTTCGCCGGCCAGGTCGACGGGATCGTGAACCGGATGGCCAAGGAGCTCGCCGGCCCCACCGGCGACCCGGACGACGTCCGCGTGATCGCCACCGGTGGCCTGGCGCCGATCGTCCTCGGCGAGGCCTCGGTGATCGACGACCACGAGCCGTGGCTGACGTTGATCGGACTGCGGCTGGTCTACGAGCGCAACGCGCCCAACTTCGAGTGA
- a CDS encoding BlaI/MecI/CopY family transcriptional regulator, with protein MTRVWQWNRPVTVREVLEDLQQERSIAYTTVMTVMDNLHQKGWVRREAEGRAYRYTAVSTRPAYSAALMNEAWATSDNPAAALVAFFGMMSAEQREALRDAVRIVGHDGEATAPEPREAPEEPVPAEEPVPEEDAKPGEAPEDPRPEEDSGERGTEPGR; from the coding sequence ATGACACGGGTGTGGCAGTGGAACCGCCCGGTCACCGTTCGGGAAGTCCTGGAAGACCTCCAGCAGGAACGGTCCATCGCGTACACCACGGTCATGACCGTTATGGACAATCTCCATCAGAAGGGCTGGGTCCGCCGGGAAGCCGAAGGCCGCGCCTATCGATATACCGCGGTCTCCACCCGGCCCGCCTACTCGGCCGCACTGATGAACGAGGCATGGGCCACCAGCGACAACCCGGCGGCCGCTCTCGTGGCCTTCTTCGGCATGATGTCGGCGGAACAGCGCGAAGCCCTCCGCGACGCCGTACGCATCGTCGGTCACGACGGCGAGGCCACCGCCCCCGAACCCCGGGAAGCCCCGGAAGAGCCGGTACCCGCGGAAGAGCCGGTACCCGAAGAAGACGCGAAGCCCGGGGAAGCCCCGGAAGACCCGCGACCCGAAGAGGACTCCGGCGAGCGCGGGACCGAGCCGGGGCGATAG
- a CDS encoding serine/threonine-protein kinase, with amino-acid sequence MNGTILAGRYALGDRIGAGGMGEVWRARDLELGRAVAVKVIARPGDDKLALRLRAEARAAAALSDPHVVSVHDVGETVVDHRTVVYLVMELVDGRPLGTATGRAPIEDVVRWGTQICEGLQAAHGAGVVHRDIKPGNVLLTTRGRIKICDFGIARQSGMQGLTTTGLAIGTPAYMSPEQARGDAVDGRTDIYSLGCLLYELLAGELPFTGSPWEVLAQHAQRAPDSLRVRRPEIPRALDLLVLSLLSKDAADRPDSAARTAELLRAAVAPPTRPVPEQGARTKAPSWQPRPPVTTRTAAEAPAVAAPSKAEPQPKAEPRSKGSPASGRAPGKSVVVSPGSAWAGTLLPGLAAGGQLFGFGALSGFWAVAAALGVTLVAWFSKEIQTDEADPLTLVYILLAPAVGLAVLLTLLFATPVTWWKAILVGLATAPVLWIVGHWQHRAIRAVSRAKEAAFLANDTGQIAGVFAAWLTAARTPVPALGAVAIGVGVWIGAGLLIGMLLPPLAAAPGRRQGAAPGR; translated from the coding sequence ATGAACGGGACGATCCTGGCCGGCCGCTACGCGCTGGGCGACCGCATCGGCGCGGGCGGCATGGGGGAGGTGTGGCGGGCCCGGGACCTCGAATTGGGCCGGGCCGTCGCCGTGAAGGTCATCGCCCGGCCCGGAGACGACAAGCTCGCGTTACGGCTGCGCGCCGAGGCCCGGGCGGCCGCGGCGCTGTCGGACCCCCACGTGGTGTCCGTCCACGACGTCGGCGAGACCGTCGTCGACCACCGGACCGTGGTCTACCTGGTCATGGAACTCGTCGACGGGCGCCCGCTCGGCACCGCCACCGGCCGGGCCCCGATCGAGGACGTGGTGCGCTGGGGCACGCAGATATGCGAGGGGCTCCAGGCGGCCCACGGCGCGGGCGTCGTCCACCGCGACATCAAGCCCGGCAACGTGCTGCTCACCACCCGGGGCCGGATCAAGATCTGCGACTTCGGGATCGCCCGGCAGAGCGGCATGCAGGGACTGACCACGACCGGCCTGGCGATCGGCACACCCGCCTACATGTCGCCGGAACAGGCGCGCGGCGACGCGGTGGACGGCCGCACCGACATCTACAGCCTGGGCTGTCTCCTGTACGAACTGCTCGCCGGCGAGCTGCCGTTCACCGGATCCCCCTGGGAGGTCCTCGCCCAGCACGCGCAACGCGCACCCGACTCCCTGCGGGTCCGCCGCCCCGAGATCCCCCGGGCCCTGGACCTGCTGGTCCTGAGCCTGTTGAGCAAGGACGCCGCGGACCGCCCCGACTCGGCGGCGCGGACCGCCGAACTGCTGCGCGCCGCCGTCGCGCCGCCGACCCGGCCGGTGCCCGAGCAGGGCGCCCGCACCAAGGCGCCGTCCTGGCAGCCGCGCCCCCCGGTGACGACCCGGACCGCGGCGGAGGCCCCCGCGGTCGCCGCCCCGTCGAAGGCCGAACCGCAGCCGAAGGCCGAACCGCGGTCGAAGGGCAGCCCCGCTTCCGGGCGCGCGCCGGGCAAGTCGGTCGTGGTCTCCCCGGGGTCCGCCTGGGCGGGCACGCTCCTGCCCGGATTGGCGGCCGGCGGCCAGTTGTTCGGCTTCGGGGCCCTGTCCGGGTTCTGGGCCGTCGCCGCGGCCTTGGGCGTCACGCTCGTCGCCTGGTTCAGCAAGGAGATCCAAACGGACGAGGCGGACCCGCTCACCCTCGTCTACATCCTCCTCGCGCCGGCCGTCGGCCTGGCGGTGCTGCTGACGTTGCTGTTCGCCACCCCGGTGACCTGGTGGAAGGCGATCCTGGTCGGCCTCGCCACGGCGCCGGTGCTCTGGATCGTCGGCCACTGGCAGCACAGGGCGATCCGCGCCGTCTCGCGGGCCAAGGAGGCCGCCTTCCTCGCCAACGACACGGGGCAGATCGCCGGCGTGTTCGCCGCCTGGCTGACGGCCGCCCGGACACCGGTCCCGGCCCTGGGCGCGGTCGCGATCGGCGTCGGGGTCTGGATCGGAGCCGGACTGCTCATCGGCATGCTCCTGCCCCCGCTCGCCGCCGCCCCCGGCCGCCGCCAGGGGGCTGCCCCGGGCCGCTGA
- a CDS encoding ATP-dependent Clp protease ATP-binding subunit, with the protein MFERFTDRARRVVVLAQEEARMLNHNYIGTEHILLGLIHEGEGVAAKALESLGISLEAVRQQVEEIIGQGQQAPSGHIPFTPRAKKVLELSLREALQLGHNYIGTEHILLGLIREGEGVAAQVLVKLGADLNRVRQQVIQLLSGYSGGGKESATAGGPAEGTPSTSLVLDQFGRNLTQAARESKLDPVIGREKEIERVMQVLSRRTKNNPVLIGEPGVGKTAVVEGLAQAIVKGEVPETLKDKHLYTLDLGALVAGSRYRGDFEERLKKVLKEIRTRGDIILFIDELHTLVGAGAAEGAIDAASILKPMLARGELQTIGATTLDEYRKHLEKDAALERRFQPIQVAEPSLPHTIEILKGLRDRYEAHHRVSITDEALVQAATLADRYISDRFLPDKAIDLIDEAGSRMRIRRMTAPPDLREFDEKIANVRRDKESAIDSQDFEKAASLRDSEKQLLTAKAKREKEWKAGDMDVVAEVDGELIAEVLATATGIPVFKLTEEESSRLLRMEDELHRRVIGQKDAIKALSQAIRRTRAGLKDPKRPGGSFIFAGPSGVGKTELSKTLAEFLFGDEDALISLDMSEFSEKHTVSRLFGSPPGYVGYEEGGQLTEKVRRKPFSVVLFDEVEKAHPDIFNSLLQILEDGRLTDSQGRVVDFKNTVIIMTTNLGTRDISKGFNLGFAAQGDTKTGYDRMKAKVNEELKQHFRPEFLNRVDDTVVFHQLTQEDIIQIVDLMIAKVDERLKDRDMGIELSGDAKQLLAKRGYDPIMGARPLRRTIQREIEDMLSEKILFGELRPGHIVVVGVEGEGEAAKFTFRGEEKTPISDLPPIEATGSGPDLSKGA; encoded by the coding sequence ATGTTCGAGAGGTTCACCGACCGCGCGCGGCGGGTTGTCGTCCTGGCTCAGGAAGAAGCCCGGATGCTCAACCACAACTACATCGGCACCGAGCACATCCTCCTGGGCTTGATCCACGAGGGTGAGGGTGTCGCCGCTAAGGCCCTGGAGAGCCTCGGGATTTCGCTCGAGGCTGTTCGCCAGCAGGTTGAGGAGATCATCGGTCAGGGGCAGCAGGCCCCGTCCGGCCACATCCCCTTCACCCCGCGGGCGAAGAAGGTCCTGGAGCTTTCGCTCCGAGAGGCCCTCCAGCTCGGCCACAACTACATCGGCACCGAGCACATCCTGCTCGGCCTGATCCGCGAGGGCGAGGGCGTCGCCGCCCAGGTCCTCGTGAAGCTGGGCGCCGATCTCAACAGGGTCCGGCAGCAGGTCATCCAGCTGCTCTCCGGCTACTCCGGAGGCGGCAAGGAGTCGGCCACGGCAGGCGGCCCGGCCGAGGGCACCCCCTCGACCTCGCTCGTCCTCGACCAGTTCGGCCGCAACCTCACGCAGGCGGCTCGCGAATCCAAGCTCGACCCGGTCATCGGGCGCGAGAAGGAGATCGAGCGGGTCATGCAGGTGCTGTCCCGCCGGACCAAGAACAACCCGGTCCTCATCGGCGAGCCCGGCGTCGGCAAGACCGCCGTCGTCGAGGGCCTGGCCCAGGCGATCGTCAAGGGCGAGGTGCCCGAGACGCTCAAGGACAAGCACCTCTACACCCTCGACCTGGGTGCACTGGTCGCCGGTTCCCGCTACCGCGGTGACTTCGAGGAGCGCCTCAAGAAGGTGCTCAAGGAGATCCGCACCCGCGGCGACATCATCCTGTTCATCGACGAGCTCCACACCCTCGTGGGTGCGGGTGCCGCCGAGGGCGCGATCGACGCCGCCAGCATCCTGAAGCCCATGCTGGCCCGTGGTGAGCTCCAGACCATCGGTGCCACGACGCTGGACGAGTACCGCAAGCACCTCGAGAAGGACGCGGCGCTGGAGCGTCGTTTCCAGCCGATCCAGGTGGCGGAGCCTTCCCTCCCCCACACGATCGAGATCCTCAAGGGGCTGCGCGACCGCTACGAGGCCCACCACCGCGTCTCCATCACGGACGAGGCCCTCGTGCAGGCGGCCACCCTGGCCGACCGGTACATCTCGGACCGCTTCCTCCCGGACAAGGCGATCGACCTGATCGACGAGGCCGGCTCCCGGATGCGCATCCGTCGGATGACCGCGCCGCCGGACCTCCGCGAGTTCGACGAGAAGATCGCGAACGTGCGTCGCGACAAGGAGTCGGCCATCGACTCCCAGGACTTCGAGAAGGCGGCTTCCCTCCGTGATTCGGAGAAGCAGCTGCTGACGGCGAAGGCCAAGCGCGAGAAGGAATGGAAGGCCGGCGACATGGACGTCGTCGCCGAGGTCGACGGCGAGCTCATCGCCGAAGTCCTCGCGACCGCGACCGGCATTCCGGTGTTCAAGCTGACCGAGGAGGAGTCCTCGCGACTCCTGCGCATGGAGGACGAGCTCCACCGTCGCGTCATCGGTCAGAAGGACGCCATCAAGGCCCTCTCGCAGGCGATCCGACGGACCCGTGCGGGTCTGAAGGACCCGAAGCGTCCCGGTGGCTCGTTCATCTTCGCCGGCCCGTCCGGTGTCGGTAAGACCGAGCTCTCCAAGACGCTCGCCGAATTCCTCTTCGGCGACGAGGACGCACTGATCTCCCTCGACATGTCGGAGTTCAGCGAGAAGCACACGGTTTCCCGTCTCTTCGGTTCGCCCCCCGGCTACGTGGGCTACGAAGAGGGCGGCCAGCTGACCGAGAAGGTCCGCCGGAAGCCGTTCTCCGTCGTCCTCTTCGACGAGGTCGAGAAGGCGCACCCGGATATCTTCAATTCCCTTCTCCAGATCCTGGAGGACGGTCGTCTGACCGACTCCCAGGGCCGGGTCGTGGACTTCAAGAACACGGTCATCATCATGACGACCAACCTGGGTACGCGGGACATCTCCAAGGGCTTCAACCTGGGCTTCGCGGCCCAGGGCGACACCAAGACCGGATACGACCGGATGAAGGCGAAGGTCAACGAAGAGCTGAAGCAGCACTTCCGGCCCGAGTTCCTCAACCGTGTCGACGACACGGTCGTCTTCCACCAGCTCACGCAGGAAGACATCATCCAGATCGTCGACCTGATGATCGCCAAGGTGGACGAGCGCCTCAAGGACCGCGACATGGGCATCGAGCTCAGCGGTGACGCGAAGCAGCTCCTGGCCAAGCGCGGCTACGACCCGATCATGGGTGCGCGCCCGCTGCGCCGGACGATCCAGCGCGAGATCGAGGACATGCTGTCGGAGAAGATCCTCTTCGGCGAGCTGCGTCCCGGTCACATCGTGGTCGTGGGTGTGGAGGGTGAGGGCGAGGCCGCCAAGTTCACCTTCCGCGGCGAGGAGAAGACTCCGATCTCGGACCTTCCCCCGATCGAGGCCACGGGCTCCGGCCCGGACCTCTCCAAGGGCGCCTGA
- a CDS encoding GntR family transcriptional regulator: MPRESPYLLVVDALRARIEAGEWEVGDKLPSRSRFAAEYSVGQSVTQRALERLIIEGLLEGRAGSGTFVRTPRRRMRMVRTRRRVPNSGNAFRAEALEHGFAASWDARTVAHTPAPEHIAARLAIAPGDPCVMTRYEFMADGSPAELSQSWEPMALTADTPVVLPEDGELRGAGVVARMRSIGITVASVLEIPRPSRANQAQANLLGISVGSLITEIERTYLDSDGRPVETADLVIPDSRYEIAYAFPIE; the protein is encoded by the coding sequence ATGCCCCGTGAATCACCGTACTTGCTGGTGGTCGACGCCCTTCGGGCCCGCATCGAGGCGGGCGAGTGGGAGGTCGGCGACAAGCTTCCCTCCCGGTCGCGGTTCGCCGCCGAGTACTCCGTCGGACAGAGCGTCACCCAACGCGCCCTGGAACGACTGATCATCGAGGGCCTCCTCGAAGGCCGCGCCGGTTCCGGGACGTTCGTGCGCACCCCGCGCCGGCGGATGCGCATGGTGCGCACCCGCCGCCGCGTGCCGAACTCGGGCAACGCCTTCCGCGCCGAGGCCCTCGAACACGGCTTCGCGGCCTCCTGGGACGCCCGGACCGTCGCCCACACCCCGGCCCCCGAACACATCGCGGCCCGCCTCGCCATCGCCCCCGGCGACCCGTGCGTGATGACCCGCTACGAGTTCATGGCCGACGGCAGCCCCGCCGAACTGTCCCAGTCCTGGGAGCCGATGGCCCTCACCGCCGACACCCCGGTCGTCCTGCCGGAGGACGGGGAGCTGCGCGGGGCCGGCGTGGTCGCGCGCATGCGGTCCATCGGCATCACGGTCGCCTCGGTGCTGGAGATACCGCGCCCGTCCCGCGCCAACCAGGCGCAGGCCAACCTGCTGGGCATCAGCGTCGGCTCGCTCATCACCGAGATCGAGCGCACGTACCTGGACTCGGACGGCCGCCCGGTGGAGACCGCGGACCTGGTCATCCCCGATTCCCGGTACGAGATCGCGTACGCGTTTCCGATCGAGTGA
- a CDS encoding DUF397 domain-containing protein, whose product MTTTARPTWQKSSHCDDGVNCVYVSAAPGTLVRVADRSDPAHLVMATTHAAWAAFLDAVKADG is encoded by the coding sequence ATGACCACGACCGCTCGCCCCACCTGGCAGAAGTCGTCCCACTGCGACGACGGCGTCAACTGCGTGTACGTGTCCGCCGCGCCCGGCACCCTGGTCCGGGTGGCCGACCGCTCGGACCCCGCCCACCTCGTGATGGCCACGACGCACGCCGCCTGGGCCGCGTTCCTGGACGCCGTCAAGGCGGACGGGTAG